The genomic window CACGGGCCGACATGAAGCAAAAGAATGCCGAAATCGCCGACAGCCTGACCAACCTGGACCGCCAATTCAATTTGGCCCGCAAGCAAAGCCAAAAAGAAATCGGCGAACTGAAACAAGAAATCACGGCCAAGAAAGAGCTGATCGACATCCAAAAGCGTCGCATCAACGAATTGCAGCAAACCGAGTTCGAAATCGCTCAGGGCACCGTCACGTCGGTGATCAACAAACTGATCCAAATCGACCTGGGCTCGGCCGACCAACTGCGGCGCGGCGTGGTGTTCAGCGTGATCGATGCGGATGCGACCCGCGTCACCGACGCCGAACCCAAAGCCAAAATCGAAGTCATCTCGATCCGCAAAGACCACCTTTCGCTGTGCCGCGTAATCGATGCCCCGGCGCTCAGCGATCCGATCATTCCCGGCGACAAAATTTATTCGCCCTTCTGGGCCCCCGGCCGTACGGTCAAAATCGCGCTGGCAGGCGAAATCGATATCGATAACGATGGTCGTGGTGACACCGAGACTCTGCGAGGCATGATCATGGCCGCCGGCGGTCAGGTGGTCGAACCCGAGGAACTGGACCCCAGCGTCCGCTTCCTGGTGGTCGGCGAAACCCCGGAGATCGAACCTGGAGCCGAGGCAGAAGTCCGCGAGCAATTCACCAACTTGGGCATCATCCGCTCCCGAGCTCGCGAGCTGGGGATCACGGAAATCCCCGCTTGGAAATTGCTGAACTACATCCAAGTCATCAGCGACGCCAAGACCACCCCGCTGGGTTCGGCCGCTCGTGGCGAAGACTTCAAACCCCTCGCCCCGGCTGGCACCAACCGTCGCCTGCCGAGCGATGTCTCGGACTTATACCGAGACTGAGTGAAGCTAGTCCGATTGCGAGGCCTAAATGCTTGCTTTGAGGCGGGTTTAGGCCTATTATTCGGGCTGTTTTCACTACCCGAATCACCTGCGAAGGCATTTTCGCACCTGCCTTCCTTCTTGGGGGGTCTTGCGATGCGTACGACGGTTGCTCGATGGATGACTTATGTCGCCGTGGTGGCTCTGCTCACCCCGGCGCTGGCGCCGGGTCAAACCTTGCTCGCCCCCGGCGGATCGCTACCTGAAGGTTCTGCCGATCGGCAGTTGGTGGTGCGGCAATGGGTCCGAGCCTCCGAGACCGGGCAGTTGCGCGGCACGTTGGTGCGACCGGTTGCCGAGGGACAACCGCGAGCGATCGGACGTGCTCAAATCGCCATGGCACGCGCCACCGGCCCCGTACTGTTGACGCACTCCAATGAGACCGGCGCGTTCACGGTCGCCGACGTCCAACCCGGCGTTTACGCTTTCGCCGCGTTCAGCAGTCAAGACTCTGCGTTTGCCATTTATGCCCTGCACGTGGTTCCTCGCAACGCGGCGGGCAGCGAGCGTTTCCCTGAGTCGGTCACCATATCCGCCTCCTCGATTGATGCCGACACAGTGCACTCGGCGATGGCCCGCTACCTTCCGCCGGTGCCGCCCGGTACGGCAGCGCCCACATTGGGAGCCCCCGAATTTGGTGGACTCAACGGCAGCACGCTTAATGGCGACGCCGCCGTCGTCTACCAGCGCAGGGGCGGCATGGACGGCAGGATTTGGTTGGCCGGATCCGCCGGAGCTCAGCTGCCCATCGCCGCCAACATCAATGTGTTCCTGTATCAGGGAGGCGACGAAGTGGCGCGCACCGCAACGGCTACGGATGGCCGCTTCCGTCTGGATAACCTACCTGCCGGACAGTATGACGTGCTGGCGGTGGGCCCCGGTGGGATTGCCGCGCTGGGATTTCAGTTGCTGCCTGGCGATGCCGCTGCCGGCCCCGAGGCGATTCCCGGGATCCGAGCGGCCAGCCATCGCGACCAGGGCAACGTCCGCTTGGCCAGTGCCCTCATGAACCTGCCGAGAAACCAATCCTTTGATCTTCAGCTGGCTCCGGTCATCGAAGCGGCCGAGAGCTTGCGGGCGTTGATCGAAGAGCAGTTGCGGCTGGCCCAAGGCGGCGCGGCAGGCGGTGGCGTGGGCGGCGGCGGAGGTGGAGGCGGCGGAGGCGGTGGAGGTGACCTGCTGGGCTTGGCCGGATTAGCAGCCGGCTTGGCCGCACTGGCTGACGACGGTGGCGACGTCCTACCTCCCGGCGCAGCCAGCAACGCCGTTCCGGCGCCGTAAGTAGACGACTGGCGAAATAGCTTTCGCCCTCCCCTCGCTGACGCTCGCCCCTCCCAGGGGGCGTTGGTATCTACACATCTTCCTCCACCCTCCCTCGGGACGTGAAGTTAATTACTGAAGCAATTCTTGCTCCCCTCTCCCCCAAGCAAGCTTGTTGTGGTGGAGTAGACTTTGAATAAACAGTCAGCTTCCCCATACTTTGCGTGCGATTTCCAGACGCTTGCTTGGGGGAGAGGGGCTGGGGGTGAGGGGGAATTCCACGAGGCGATTTCTGGGTGAACGTGCTGTTTTGACGTTTATTTGTTAGCGCGCACACGACATGCAAGGGCTGCTCTGTCGCCCCCTCACCCCCGGCCCCTCTCCCCCAAAACAAGCCTTTGCGAGGAAGTCAATTGACCTAGCAAATGAACGGTAGCGTTGAGATGAAACCTGTTATCCGTAAGCTTGTTTTGAGGGAGAGGGGAGCCAGATTTTCGTCAATAAAACATTTCACGTCCCCCGGGAGGGTGAAATGGGGTGGTGCGTCTTGCGTAGATACCAATGCCCGGAGGGAGGGTAAAGTCCGCCGCAAAACGACGATTGGGCCACTTCGGTAACCGGGGCAATCACCGCCGCTTGAAGGGGTTTTGCCAGGGCTATCCTAGCGGGCTTGATTGTTGGTTAGAATCTTGGCGTAATGGTGCGGATGGTTGTCCCACCGATTCTCTCTATTTTCCCACCTGTGAGAAGTTGCCCCCATGAGCACCGTTCAGACGAAAGTCGACGAAGCGCGCCAGCTGCTGGATGAACACACCCTGAAAATGGTGCATTGGCACTTTAGCGAAGACACCGGCAGCCCGTTTTGGTTGGGCAAAAAGAGCGAGTTAAAGTTTGACCCGCTGACGGAAGTCAAATCCTTCGACGACCTGAAGAAATTTCCGCTGTTCGAAGACGACTGGTTGCGTGGCGGACCGATCCGTCGCTGGGTTCCCAAGGGCTTGGCCGGCAAGCCGGTGTATGTGTTTGAAACCGGCGGCACGACCGGAGTCCCGAAGAGCCGGGCCGTGGTGGAAGACCACTGGAAGGACTACGAACTGTTCTCCCATACCCTGCCCGACGAATATTTCCCCAAAGGCTCCAACTGGTTGATGCTCGGGCCCAGCGGCCCGCGACGGTTGCGTCTGGCCGTGGAGCATCTTGCTCAGTACCGCGACGGTATCTGCTTCTGCATTGACCTGGACCCTCGCTGGGTGGTGAAGATGCTGAAGAAAGGCTGGATGGACCAAGTCGAAGAATACAAGAAACATTGCATCGATCAGGCCGTGACCATTTTGACGGCCAACCATGACGTCAAGTGCATGTTTACCACGCCCAAGTTGCTGGAAGCGTTGGGTGAAGCGTTGGAAGAGCAGGGCAGCAGCATCGCCGAAGCGGGGATCACCGGGATCTTCTCCGGCGGCACCGAATTCACGCCGCAGTGGACACGTTATGCCGTGGAAGAACTGCTTGGCGGACCGCCCGAAGAAGGTGGCGTGTACATGACGCCCACCTACGGCAACACCCTGATGGGGCTGGCCTGCAGCAAACCGGTCACGGCCGCCGAAGGCTACAAAATCAGCTATTATGCTCCGCAGCCCCGAGCGGTTACCGAAGTCGTCGAAATGGAAGACCACACCCAGGTGGTCGGCTATGGCGAAACGGGCCGCGTCAAGCTGTACACGCTGACGGACGAATTTTTCGTGCCCGGGTTTTTGGAACGCGATGAAGGCGAACGCGAAGAACCGTTTGACACCTATCCCTGGGACGGGGTCAGCGGCGTGCGTCCCTACCACAAACTAGCCAGCGGCACGACCGTTGGCGTTTACTAGAACCAGACGTGTGT from Roseimaritima ulvae includes these protein-coding regions:
- a CDS encoding carboxypeptidase-like regulatory domain-containing protein, encoding MRTTVARWMTYVAVVALLTPALAPGQTLLAPGGSLPEGSADRQLVVRQWVRASETGQLRGTLVRPVAEGQPRAIGRAQIAMARATGPVLLTHSNETGAFTVADVQPGVYAFAAFSSQDSAFAIYALHVVPRNAAGSERFPESVTISASSIDADTVHSAMARYLPPVPPGTAAPTLGAPEFGGLNGSTLNGDAAVVYQRRGGMDGRIWLAGSAGAQLPIAANINVFLYQGGDEVARTATATDGRFRLDNLPAGQYDVLAVGPGGIAALGFQLLPGDAAAGPEAIPGIRAASHRDQGNVRLASALMNLPRNQSFDLQLAPVIEAAESLRALIEEQLRLAQGGAAGGGVGGGGGGGGGGGGGDLLGLAGLAAGLAALADDGGDVLPPGAASNAVPAP
- a CDS encoding phenylacetate--CoA ligase family protein; amino-acid sequence: MSTVQTKVDEARQLLDEHTLKMVHWHFSEDTGSPFWLGKKSELKFDPLTEVKSFDDLKKFPLFEDDWLRGGPIRRWVPKGLAGKPVYVFETGGTTGVPKSRAVVEDHWKDYELFSHTLPDEYFPKGSNWLMLGPSGPRRLRLAVEHLAQYRDGICFCIDLDPRWVVKMLKKGWMDQVEEYKKHCIDQAVTILTANHDVKCMFTTPKLLEALGEALEEQGSSIAEAGITGIFSGGTEFTPQWTRYAVEELLGGPPEEGGVYMTPTYGNTLMGLACSKPVTAAEGYKISYYAPQPRAVTEVVEMEDHTQVVGYGETGRVKLYTLTDEFFVPGFLERDEGEREEPFDTYPWDGVSGVRPYHKLASGTTVGVY